Sequence from the Bremerella volcania genome:
TGATCTTGGACAACGCCCAACGCGTGGTGTTCGTTCCCGGCTATGGTCTAGCCGTTGCCCAAGCCCAGCACGCCGTACGTGACCTGGCGAATCTACTGAAAGATAAGGGAGCCACCGTTGAATACGCGATTCACCCCGTTGCTGGCCGCATGCCCGGCCACATGAACGTCCTCTTGGCCGAGGCCGACGTGCCCTATGACCAGCTAAAAGAAATGGATGAGATTAATCCCACCATGGGGCAGGTCGACGTGGCAATTGTTATCGGGGCCAACGACGTTGTGAATCCGCTGGCCAATACCGATCCGAATAGCCCAATTGCCGGCATGCCCATTATTGAAGTCGACAAGGCTCGCACGGTGATTGTCATCAAGCGTAGCCTCAGTCCTGGCTTCGCAAAAATTCCCAACCCACTTTTTGCCGCCGAGAACACGCTCATGTTCTTTGCCGATGGTAAGAAGGCGGTGCTTGATATCGTGAGTGCCGTCAAAGATCTTTAAACTCAGCACTACCCAGCTGCCTGCAGTTGGAATTCCGTATCACTCCAACTCGGAAGAATCTCGGTTACTCCTTCAATCACGCCCCACTGGCTGCCGTACCAGCGTTCGACTTGCAGCCAATCTTCCGCAGGAATCTCACGCAAACAAGCCAACCATCGGCCCGGGTGCGATCCTTCGATCGCCGCGACTCTGCGACAACCTTCTACGTTGCGGTCGGGCAGCTCACCTTCGCTGCAGTACTGCCCCCAGGTAATGACACCAACGTTTGAGCGCACAGAGATCCGAAACAGCCCATCGCAAAGCACGTCGGTCATTTCACGCGTGCCGAGTAAACGATGTCGAGTCGAGGGGCGCTCGAATGCGCAGTTCGCACTGGGTTCCCACTGATTGTTGGTCGAAAACCAAACCGCCGGCATCCCGCCTGGTGCCCATCGGGGTGTTTGCGGCTTGAGCTTTCCGCTTTCAAAAATGGCGTCAATATGCCGCCCTGTCGTGTAATGCCAAAACATGTCCTTTACTCCCAAGTCCCATTAGTAAGATGACTGTTCTGATGTTCAGTGATCGCGCGGACACGTTAGGTCACTCGAATTGCCTGTTTCGTGAAAGGACCAAAAGACACATGGCTAATGATTGGCTGCACCAACGGCACTGCTCTCCCAAGTCGCATATTCGGAACACGAGCCTGAGAAATTGCGAAGACTAGCTAATGTGTAGCGACAAGGGTGACGATTCGAATACTAGGTGGTGATGGATACCACCGCGATAAATGTGCGCCGTCGAGGAGGATGGTTTAGCATTTATCACCCCAGGTCACGGACGAAGCATAGATTTCCGAAACTTCAGTACGTGGCCCAATCAATGCCCCGACAGATTCCCAACTATTTGCGAGTCCACCGCGAAGAGACGCAAGCTAGTGAACCCACCAGGCAAGAAGCCTACCCAGGGTTATCGAAGATCTCTGCAGCACTGACCGACTTGACCGGGTTCGGACTCGCCCTTCGCGAAGAACCTTCCATCAAAAAGGGGAAACGCATGTCGCAGCAACATGTGACTCGGGGCGGAAAAATGTCGCGACTTGAACTTCACGCGCATGAAGGTGCGCAGGCAAGAACCGTCGACGATGCTGCCATGCTTGAAAACCTCGGCGGATTGGCCGGCGGCCTCGAGTTTTTGCTGGCCGAGATCGACCGACTTCGTGTCGCCATCCGCCAACGCGAAGCGGAACTGGCCACACACATTCCTGTTGTGGCGCACCCCGCCGTCGATCACCTGGCCGACCGACTCGAAGCAGCACTGGCTTCGGCCGTCGAAGTCACCGGTGCTACCGCAGCCGGACTTTACGTGCTGGACGATGCAACGAGCGAACTCAAACTTCGCGCCGCTTACAACCTTCCGCAGAGCCGGCTTCTCGATCCGCCGCGGCCACTCGAAGGCAGCCTGGCCGACCTGGAAGCCTTGTCCGGCAACGCCGTCGTCCTGGAAGACACGAAACTGCTTCCTCACTGGCCATGCCCCGAAGATGTTCCATCTGCCGTCTGCATTCCTGTTGCGACGTCGACGACACCCCTGGGAACCCTCTGGGTATTTGCCGACGACTCTCGTGATTTCAGCAATCGCGAAACCAATCTTCTCGAAATCATCGCTGGTAAATTGGCCGTCGACCTGGAACGAGATCAGTTGATCGCCGAACGCCGTACGACGCAGAAGCTCGCTCGCCAAAAGAATCAAATCGCCGATCGCCAAAGGGCTCAGCTCCCCAACGTCAAACCACTGGTGGAAGGGTGGGACGTCTCGGCCTGGACCCAGCAAGGCAATGAAATGGGAGGCGATTTTCATGACTGGGCGGTCATCGAAGATGGCAAGTTGGCGATCTTCGTTGGCGATGCCATGGACGATAACTTCGATGCGGTGATGACCTCTACGAGCCTGGCGACCGCCGTAAAAGCGAATTGCCGGATTGCCCATACGGCCGAGGTCATGCTCGACCGCGTAAATCGAACCTTCTGGGCAGCATCGGCCGGTGACCATTTCGCCTCGCTCGCTTACGCGATCTTCGACCCAATGCTCGGCACAATGGAAGCCGGTTCATGTGGCCACGTCCAAGGATTCGCTTTCAAGCAAAACTCGGTCCGACCACTGTGGAACAACTCCTGGCCTTTGGGCAGCGGCCCCGACGTCGAGCCGGAATTGGCCTCCGCGATGCTGCAACCCGGCGAAGTCATGGCCCTGCTCTCCTCTGGGCTGATTGAAACACTTCGGGAACTGGATGGCAAAAACTGGCAGGCAAAGTTCTGCGACCTGGTGGTTCGCCACCTCGATTTGCCTTCGGACAGGATCCTGCGGGCTGTCCAGGAACGACT
This genomic interval carries:
- a CDS encoding PP2C family protein-serine/threonine phosphatase — encoded protein: MSQQHVTRGGKMSRLELHAHEGAQARTVDDAAMLENLGGLAGGLEFLLAEIDRLRVAIRQREAELATHIPVVAHPAVDHLADRLEAALASAVEVTGATAAGLYVLDDATSELKLRAAYNLPQSRLLDPPRPLEGSLADLEALSGNAVVLEDTKLLPHWPCPEDVPSAVCIPVATSTTPLGTLWVFADDSRDFSNRETNLLEIIAGKLAVDLERDQLIAERRTTQKLARQKNQIADRQRAQLPNVKPLVEGWDVSAWTQQGNEMGGDFHDWAVIEDGKLAIFVGDAMDDNFDAVMTSTSLATAVKANCRIAHTAEVMLDRVNRTFWAASAGDHFASLAYAIFDPMLGTMEAGSCGHVQGFAFKQNSVRPLWNNSWPLGSGPDVEPELASAMLQPGEVMALLSSGLIETLRELDGKNWQAKFCDLVVRHLDLPSDRILRAVQERLNRAVLSGSLDKTLVFVKRKEDN